The genomic region ACCTTCGCCACTCCCCTGGTGCAGACCCCCCTGGCCGAGGGCGCCGACATCGTCGTGCACTCCGCGACCAAGTACCTCGGCGGCCACAGCGACCTGCTGCTCGGGGCGCTGGTGACCAACGACGAGGAGCTGGCCGGGGTGCTCAAGGGCCGCCGCGACCTCTTCGGCGCCGTGCCGGGCACCCTCGAGTCGTGGCTGGCGCTGCGCGGCATGCGCACCCTGCACCTGCGCGTCGAGCGGGCCACCGCCAACGCCGTCGAGCTGGCCCGGCGCCTGGCCGAGCACCCCGCCGTCGCCCGGGTGCGCCACCCCGGCTTCGGCGCGATCGTCTCGATCGAGCTGGCCGGTGGCGCGATGGCCGCCGACCTGCTGACCCGCAAGACGAAGTTGTGGGTGCACACCACCAGCCTCGGCGGGGTCGAGTCGACCCTCGAGCGCCGGCGCCGCTGGAAGCTCGAGCCGACCACCGTCTCCGAGGCGCTAGTGCGGCTCTCCGTCGGCGTCGAGGACGTCGACGACCTCTGGGCCGACCTCTCCCGGGCGCTGGACGACCTCACCGTCTGAGCGCCTCGGCGTACGGCGGTCGCGCGAGCCGGCGCCACTTCCCGTACGCCGTGGGGTCACCGGGTCTCGGCACGCCTGACGCGCCTTCGCAGGCTCAGGCGCGGGCTTGCTCGACCTCCTCCGCGTCGCGCCCTCGCGAGCTCGGGCGCGGCTCCGGATCAGTCAGTCTCGGCCTTGGTGTCGCGGGCGAGGACGGCGTCCATCATCTCCTGCGCGGTCATGTGCCCCGCGACGACCTCGTCGACGTAGCGCGCCACCGGGGCGTCGCAGCCGACCTGCTCGGCCAGGGCCCGCAGCGACGAGCACGACTTCGCACCCTCCGCGACCTGGCTGGTGCTGGCGTAGATCTCCTCGGTGGTCATCCCCTGGCCCAGCTTCTCGCCGAACGAGCGGTTGCGCGACAGCGGCGAGGAGCAGGTGGCGACCAGGTCGCCGAGCCCGGCCAGGCCCATCAGCGTCAGCGGGTTGGCGCCGAGCTTCATCGCCAGCCGCGCGGTCTCCGCGAGGCCGCGGGTGATGATCGAGGCCGTGGTGTTGTCGCCGAAGCCCAGCCCCACGGCCATGCCGACCGCGAGGCCGACGACGTTCTTGTAGGCGCCACCGAGCTCGCAGCCCAGCACGTCGACCGAGGTGTAGGGACGGAAGGCCGGCGAGTGGCAGCGCTCCTGCAGCCGCTTGGCCACCGCCTCGTCCTCGCAGGCCACCACCGAGGCGGCCGGCTCGCGCCGGGCGATCTCCTTGGCGAGGTTGGGGCCGCTCACGACGGCGATCCGCTCGGGGCCGGCACCGGTGACCTGGTGGATCACCTCGCTCATCCGGTTGAGGCTGCCGAGCTCGACACCCTTCATCAGCGAGACGAAGACGGCGTCGTCCTCGACGTGCGGCGCCCAGGCGGTGAGGTTCTCGCGCAGCGACTGCGACGGCGTCGCCAGCACCACCATGTCGGCGCCGTGCAGGGCCTTCTCGACGTCGGTGGTCGCGTCGACGCTCGGCGGCAGCTCGATGCCGGGCAGGTAGTCGGCGTTCTCGCGGCGCTCGTTGATGCTCTCCGCGATCTCGGGGCGCCTGGCCCACAGGGTGACGTCGTTGCCGGCGTCGGCGAGCACGACCGAGAAGGCCGTGCCCCACGACCCGGCACTGAAGACGGCGACCTTGCCGTGCGTCGAGGAGCTCATGCGGTGTCCTTCCGGTCCTGGGGGTGCCCGTCGGCCGGCGTGCCGCCGCGGCGCATGTCGAAACGCTCGGCCGGCGCCTGCTGGCCGCGCACCTGCTCGACCAGGGTCGTGATGGCGGCCATGATCCGGTCGGTGGCTCGCTGCACCGCGACCGCGCGGGTGCCCTGCTCGTCGTGCTGGCCGCTCAGGTCGGCCAGGTCGACCGGGTCGCCCACGAGCATCGTGACCTTCTTGCGCGGCACCAGGTGGGGCACCTTCGTGTACGGCGCCAGCAGCTCCTGGGCGCCCCACTGGCCCACCGGGACGACGGGGCAGCCGGTCGCGAGCGCGATGCGCGCGGCGCCGGTCTTGCCGCGCATCGGCCACAGGTCGGGGTCGCGCGTGATGGTGCCCTCGGGGTAGACCACCACGCACTCGCCGCGGCGCACGGCCTCGACGGCGGCGTCGTAGGCCCCGACCGCCGAGGTGGTGGCGCGGTGCACCGGGATCTGGCCGGCGGCGCGCAGGAAGAAGGCGAGCAGCCGGTTGCGGAAGAGCCCCGACTTGGCCAGGTAGCGCGGTAGCCGGCCGTGGTCGTAGAGCAGGTGCGCCGCGAGCAGCGGGTCGACGTGGGAGACGTGGTTGAGCACCAGCACGAAGCCACCGGTCGCAGGGATCCTCTCGCCGCCGCGCCAGTCACGACGGGTGGTCGCGAGCAGCAGCGGCTTGACGATCGGCACGGCGAAGCTGAATGCCCAGCCGCGGGGTTGCTGCAGCTTGCGAACGGTCACGCGTCTCCTCGCCAACGGTGCCGGAGCAGGGTCCCTCCGACGTGGACCTGCAGGCTACTCGCAGCCGGCCCGCCGAGCGTGCAGCGACGCCTGCGAGGATGAGCCGCGATGAGCACGACGTCCCGCCCCGGTCACCGTCCGCCCCCGGCGCGCGACGGCTGGGTGGCGCTGGTCCCGGTGAAGCCACCGGCGCGCGGCAAGTCGCGGCTGGTGGGCCTCGACGACGACAGCCGCCGCGAGCTCGCGGCGGCCTTCGCGCTCGACACCGTGACCGCCTGCCTGGCCACCCCCGACGTGGGGCGAGTCCTGGTCGTCACCGACGACGCGGGCTTCGCGGGCTCCCTGCGGGCGCTCGGCGCCGCCTGCATCCCCGACGGCGACTCCGGCGACCTCAACGCCACGCTCTGCCAGGCCGCGGCCGAGGCCGAGCGCCGGTGGCCGACGTTGCGGCCGGTGGCGCTGTGCGCCGACCTGCCGGCCCTGCGCCCCCACGACCTGGCGGCCGGGCTCGAGGCCCTGGGCGTGGCGAGCAGGTCGGCGCCGGCGTTCGTGCCCGACGCCGCCGGGGTCGGCACGACCGCCTACGCCGCGGCGTACGACGGCTTCGCCCCCCGGTACGGCGGTGCCTCGCGCCGGGCGCACCTCGACGCCGGCTGCACCGAGGTGGCCCACGCCCCGGCCACGCTGCGCCGCGACGTCGACGACCTGGTCGACCTGCAGGCGGCCACCGCGCTGGGCCTGGCGCCGCGCTCCGCCGCGGTGGTCGCGGCGCTGGGCATCTTCTGACGTCTGCGGACGCGGACGGCGGGCCGCCCCCCGCAGGAGGCGACCCGCCGCAGCGAGGACCGGATCAGGAGGACGACGAGGAGCTGCCGCTGCTCGAGGTCTCCGTGCCGGCCGAGGACGTCGACTTCTTGGCAGCGGTCTTCTTCGCGGGTGCCTTCTTGGCCGGCGCCTTCGTCGTAGTGGTCTTCTTCGCCGGCGCCTTCGTGGCGGCGGTCTTGGTCGCCGGTGCCTTCTTGGCGGGTGCCTTCTTGGCCGGCGCCTTCTTGGCAGCGGCCTTCTTCGCGGGTGCCTTCTTGGCGGGAGCCTTCTTCGCCGGCGCGGCCGCCGACTCGGTCTTCGGCGCGCTGGCCCTGGTGCCCGCGGCCTTCTTGGCGGGCGTCTTCCTGCCCGTGGCCTTCTTGACCGTGTCGACGGCCATGGCCGCCGGAGCGGTGGCCGCGGCGACGGTCATCGCAGGCAGCTTCTTGGCCCCGGAGACCACGTTCTTGAGGTCGGCCCCGGGGGTGAACTTGGGGACGGCGGTCTTCTTGGCCTGGATCCGCTCACCGGTGCGTGGGTTGCGCACCCACCGGGCCTCACGCACCCGCTTCTCGAACGACCCGAACCCGGTGATGGCCACCTTCTCGCCTCGCGAGACCTCGCGCGTGATCGTGTCGAGGACCGACTCGAGCGCGTGGGCCGCCGCCTTCCTGTTCCCCTCGTAGCGCGCTGCCAGCGCGTCGATGAGCTGAGACTTGTTCACTCCGCTACCCCTTCGACCAGACCTCGGCAGCACGGCGCGCTGCCCGATGTTCCCTGCACGCTAGGGACTCGTGGCCCGGGTCACAACGGCCACGCCGAGGAACGTGTCGACGTACGCCGCCGCCGAAGGCTGCTCAGGCGCGGATCGTCAGGGGCTTCCAGCTCGGCCGGTCGGCCTCGAAGGAGCTGATGTCGTCGTGGTGGCCCAGCGTGATGCCGATGTCGTCGAGGCCCTCGAGCAGGCGCCAGCGGGTGTAGTCGTCGATGTCGAAGGAGTCCTCGATCGCGTCCTCGCCCTCGCCGGCACGCACGGTGCGCGACTCGAGGTCGACGGTGATCGCCGCGCCCGGGTCGGCCTCGAGCAGGTCCCACAGGCGCTGGACGACCTTCTCGTCCACCTGGGCCGCGAGCAGCCCGGCCTTGCCGGAGTTGCCGCGGAAGATGTCGGCGAAGCGCGAGGAGATCACGACCTTGAAGCCGTAGTTCTGCAGCGCCCACACGGCGTGCTCGCGCGAGGAGCCGGTGCCGAAGTCGGGTCCGGCGACGAGCACCGATCCCTGCGAGTAGACCGGGTGGTTGAGCACGAACTCGGGGTCGTTGCGCCAGGCCGCGAAGAGACCGTCCTCGAAGCCGGTGCGCGTGACCCGCTTGAGATAGACGGCCGGGATGATCTGGTCGGTGTCGACGTTGCTGCGCCGCAGCGGGACGCCGATGCCGGTGTGGGTGGTGACCTTCTCCATGTGCTTCTCCGTCTCAGGCGAGGTCGGCGGGCGAGGACAGGGTGCCGCGCACGGCGGTCGCGGCGGCGACGGGGATCGAGACCAGGTGGGTGCGCCCGCCCTTGCCCTGACGACCCTCGAAGTTGCGGTTGGAGGTCGACGCGCTGCGCTCCCCCGGGGCGAGGGTGTCGGGGTTCATGCCCAGGCACATCGAGCAGCCCGCGCCGCGCCACTCGGCGCCGGCCTCCTTGAAGACGACGTCGAGGCCCTCCTCCTCGGCCTGCAGGCGCACCCGCACCGAGCCGGGCACCACGAGCAGCCGGGTGTCGGGCGCGACGGTGCGGCCCTCGATGATCTCGGCCGCCAGGCGCAGGTCCTCGATGCGGCCGTTGGTGCAGGAGCCGATGAAGACGGTGTCGACGTCCACCTCGCGCATCGGGGTGCCGGCCACCAGGTCCATGTAGGCCAGCGCCTTCTGCGCCGCGACCCGGTCGGAGGCCTCCTCGAAGTCGTCGGGGTGCGGCACCGAGGCGCCCAGCGGGACGCCCTGACCGGGGTTGGTGCCCCAGGTGACGAAGGGGGTCATCGTCGAGGCGTCCAGCACGATCTCGGCGTCGTACGTCGCGTCGTCGTCGGTGCGCAGGCTCGTCCAGTGCTCGACGGCGGCGTCCCAGTCGGCGCCGGTCGGCGCCTCGGGACGGCCCTCGATGTAGTCGAAGGTGGTCTGGTCGGGCGCGATCAGCCCGGCCTTGGCGCCCCACTCGATGCTCATGTTGCACACCGTCATCCGCGACTCCATCGAGAGCTCCTCGATGGCCTGGCCGCGGTACTCCACGATGTAGCCCTGGCCGCCGCCGGTGCCGGTGTGGGCGATCAGGTTCAGCACCATGTCCTTGGCGGTCACGCCCTCGGGCAGGCTGCCGTTGATGGTCACCGCCATCGTCCTGGGCCGGGCCTGCATCAGCGTCTGGGTGGCCAGCACGTGCTCGACCTCGGAGGTGCCGATGCCGAAGGCGATCGCGCCGAAGGCGCCGTGGGTGCTGGTGTGGCTGTCGCCGCAGACGATGGTCATGCCGGGCTGGGTCAGGCCCAGCTGCGGGCCGACGACGTGCACGATGCCCTGGTCGAGGTCGCCGAGGGGGTGCAGCCGCACCCCGAACTCCGCGGCGTTGCGGCGCAGGGTCTCGACCTGGGTGCGCGAGACCGGGTCGGCGATCGGCTTGTCCCAGTCGAGGGTCGGGACGTTGTGGTCCTCGGTGGCCAGGGTCAGGTCCGGCCGGCGCACCTGGCGCCCGGCCAGGCGCAGGCCGTCGAAGGCCTGCGGCGAGGTCACCTCGTGCAGGAGGTGGAGGTCGATGTAGAGCAGGTCGGGCTCTCCCGCGGTCGAGCGGACGACGTGCTCGTCCCAGACCTTCTCCGACAGGGTCCTGCCCATGACGCGCTCCTTCGTACGGTTCGTGGACGATGCTGAACAGGAAACGAGCCTACGTCCCCGATCCCAGTTCGTGAGACGCGAGTCCCGAAATGCGAGACATCCACCCTGAGCGCAGTCTTTGCCGAGCGTGGACGAGACCCCGGTCACAGGACTTGCATCCCATGATTTGAGACGAGAGTATTGGCATATGGACAGCAGTGGAGTGGGAGTGCTCGACAAGGCCGCGATCGTGCTGACCGCGCTCGAGGCCGGCCCGGCGACCCTGGCGGGACTCGTGACCGCGACCGGGCTGGCGCGGCCCACGGCGCACCGCCTGGCGGTCGCGCTCGAGCACCACCGCCTCGTGGCCCGCGACATGCAGGGCCGCTTCGTGCTCGGTCCGCGGCTCTCCGAGCTCTCCGCGGCCGCCGGCGAGGACCGCCTGCTGGCCACCGCCGGCCCGGTGCTGGCACGGCTGCGCGACATCACCGGCGAGTCCGCCCAGCTGTGGCGCCGCCAGGGCGAGCACCGGGTGTGCGTCGCCGCCGCCGAGCGCCCCTCGGGCCTGCGCGACACGATCCCCGTCGGCTCGCAGCTGACCATGCGGGCCGGCTCGGCCGCCCAGGTGCTGCTGGCCTGGGACGACCCCGAGCGGATGCACCGCGGCCTGCAGAACGCCGCCTTCTCCGCGGCCGCCCTCTCCGGCATCCGTCGCCGCGGCTGGGCCCAGTCGGTCGGCGAGCGCGAGCAGGGCGTGGCCTCGGTCTCCGCCCCCGTCCGCTCCCCCAGCGGCAAGATCATCGCCGCGGTCTCGGTCTCCGGCCCCCTCGAGCGGCTCTCGCGCCAGCCCGGACGGATGCACGCCCCCGCCGTGCTCGCCGCCGCCGAGCGGCTCTCGGAGTCGCTGCGCCGCGCCGCCGCCGAGAGCGCCTGAGCCAGAAGCGCCGGAACTAGAAGCGCAGCTAGAACAGGCCGTCCTGCTCGATGCCGAGCAGCACCTGCTTGCGCTCCAGCCCGCCGGCGTACCCGGTGAGCGTGCCGTTGGCCCCGATTACCCGGTGGCACGGGATCACCACCGGGATCGGGTTGCGCCCGTTGGCCAGCCCGACCGCCCGGGAAGCGGCGTGGGTCATGCCCAGCGCCCGCGCCACCTCGCCGTACGACGCCGTCTCGCCGTAGCCGATGGTGCGCAGCTGGGCCCAGACCCGCTGCTGGAAGTCGCTGCCGACCGGCGCCAGCGGCAGGTCGAAGTCGCGCAGCTCGCCGTTGAAGTACGCCGCCAGCTGGCGCA from Nocardioides salarius harbors:
- a CDS encoding trans-sulfuration enzyme family protein yields the protein MSETPQPATVAVHAGRPPHEADRPLNEPLTMASTFVALGDREYGRYGNPTWEAFEDALGRLEGGTALAFSSGLAAVATVLDLVGHDALVVAPDSAYSGSLAQLADLEMRGRVRSRLVDIADTDAVVAACEDAALVWVETPTNPNLDIADLARIVEAAHAAGAYVVVDNTFATPLVQTPLAEGADIVVHSATKYLGGHSDLLLGALVTNDEELAGVLKGRRDLFGAVPGTLESWLALRGMRTLHLRVERATANAVELARRLAEHPAVARVRHPGFGAIVSIELAGGAMAADLLTRKTKLWVHTTSLGGVESTLERRRRWKLEPTTVSEALVRLSVGVEDVDDLWADLSRALDDLTV
- a CDS encoding NAD(P)H-dependent glycerol-3-phosphate dehydrogenase, yielding MSSSTHGKVAVFSAGSWGTAFSVVLADAGNDVTLWARRPEIAESINERRENADYLPGIELPPSVDATTDVEKALHGADMVVLATPSQSLRENLTAWAPHVEDDAVFVSLMKGVELGSLNRMSEVIHQVTGAGPERIAVVSGPNLAKEIARREPAASVVACEDEAVAKRLQERCHSPAFRPYTSVDVLGCELGGAYKNVVGLAVGMAVGLGFGDNTTASIITRGLAETARLAMKLGANPLTLMGLAGLGDLVATCSSPLSRNRSFGEKLGQGMTTEEIYASTSQVAEGAKSCSSLRALAEQVGCDAPVARYVDEVVAGHMTAQEMMDAVLARDTKAETD
- a CDS encoding lysophospholipid acyltransferase family protein, translating into MTVRKLQQPRGWAFSFAVPIVKPLLLATTRRDWRGGERIPATGGFVLVLNHVSHVDPLLAAHLLYDHGRLPRYLAKSGLFRNRLLAFFLRAAGQIPVHRATTSAVGAYDAAVEAVRRGECVVVYPEGTITRDPDLWPMRGKTGAARIALATGCPVVPVGQWGAQELLAPYTKVPHLVPRKKVTMLVGDPVDLADLSGQHDEQGTRAVAVQRATDRIMAAITTLVEQVRGQQAPAERFDMRRGGTPADGHPQDRKDTA
- the cofC gene encoding 2-phospho-L-lactate guanylyltransferase, with translation MSTTSRPGHRPPPARDGWVALVPVKPPARGKSRLVGLDDDSRRELAAAFALDTVTACLATPDVGRVLVVTDDAGFAGSLRALGAACIPDGDSGDLNATLCQAAAEAERRWPTLRPVALCADLPALRPHDLAAGLEALGVASRSAPAFVPDAAGVGTTAYAAAYDGFAPRYGGASRRAHLDAGCTEVAHAPATLRRDVDDLVDLQAATALGLAPRSAAVVAALGIF
- a CDS encoding HU family DNA-binding protein produces the protein MNKSQLIDALAARYEGNRKAAAHALESVLDTITREVSRGEKVAITGFGSFEKRVREARWVRNPRTGERIQAKKTAVPKFTPGADLKNVVSGAKKLPAMTVAAATAPAAMAVDTVKKATGRKTPAKKAAGTRASAPKTESAAAPAKKAPAKKAPAKKAAAKKAPAKKAPAKKAPATKTAATKAPAKKTTTTKAPAKKAPAKKTAAKKSTSSAGTETSSSGSSSSSS
- the leuD gene encoding 3-isopropylmalate dehydratase small subunit — translated: MEKVTTHTGIGVPLRRSNVDTDQIIPAVYLKRVTRTGFEDGLFAAWRNDPEFVLNHPVYSQGSVLVAGPDFGTGSSREHAVWALQNYGFKVVISSRFADIFRGNSGKAGLLAAQVDEKVVQRLWDLLEADPGAAITVDLESRTVRAGEGEDAIEDSFDIDDYTRWRLLEGLDDIGITLGHHDDISSFEADRPSWKPLTIRA
- the leuC gene encoding 3-isopropylmalate dehydratase large subunit; this encodes MGRTLSEKVWDEHVVRSTAGEPDLLYIDLHLLHEVTSPQAFDGLRLAGRQVRRPDLTLATEDHNVPTLDWDKPIADPVSRTQVETLRRNAAEFGVRLHPLGDLDQGIVHVVGPQLGLTQPGMTIVCGDSHTSTHGAFGAIAFGIGTSEVEHVLATQTLMQARPRTMAVTINGSLPEGVTAKDMVLNLIAHTGTGGGQGYIVEYRGQAIEELSMESRMTVCNMSIEWGAKAGLIAPDQTTFDYIEGRPEAPTGADWDAAVEHWTSLRTDDDATYDAEIVLDASTMTPFVTWGTNPGQGVPLGASVPHPDDFEEASDRVAAQKALAYMDLVAGTPMREVDVDTVFIGSCTNGRIEDLRLAAEIIEGRTVAPDTRLLVVPGSVRVRLQAEEEGLDVVFKEAGAEWRGAGCSMCLGMNPDTLAPGERSASTSNRNFEGRQGKGGRTHLVSIPVAAATAVRGTLSSPADLA
- a CDS encoding IclR family transcriptional regulator; protein product: MDSSGVGVLDKAAIVLTALEAGPATLAGLVTATGLARPTAHRLAVALEHHRLVARDMQGRFVLGPRLSELSAAAGEDRLLATAGPVLARLRDITGESAQLWRRQGEHRVCVAAAERPSGLRDTIPVGSQLTMRAGSAAQVLLAWDDPERMHRGLQNAAFSAAALSGIRRRGWAQSVGEREQGVASVSAPVRSPSGKIIAAVSVSGPLERLSRQPGRMHAPAVLAAAERLSESLRRAAAESA
- a CDS encoding methylated-DNA--[protein]-cysteine S-methyltransferase is translated as MWTETESPIGPLRLVESDGALSAVEFSPYPEAGAPDPGERRDDHPVLAEAVRQLAAYFNGELRDFDLPLAPVGSDFQQRVWAQLRTIGYGETASYGEVARALGMTHAASRAVGLANGRNPIPVVIPCHRVIGANGTLTGYAGGLERKQVLLGIEQDGLF